The following are from one region of the Methanofastidiosum sp. genome:
- the gpmA gene encoding 2,3-diphosphoglycerate-dependent phosphoglycerate mutase produces MYKVVLLRHGESTWNKENRFTGWTDVDLSEKGIEEAKKAGKVLLESGYVFDIAFTSVLKRSIRTLWLALDEMDLMWIPVINSWRLNERHYGALQGLNKSEMAEKYGEKQVLIWRRSYDIRPPELEINDKRYPGFDPRYKDLKKDQIPLTECLKDTVERFMPYWHDTIAPTIKSGKRVLIAAHGNSLRALVKYLDNIPEEEIVSLNIPTGIPLVYELDKNLKPIKHYYLGDPEEIEKAIKSVANQGKAKK; encoded by the coding sequence ATGTATAAAGTTGTTCTATTAAGACATGGGGAGAGCACTTGGAACAAAGAAAACAGGTTTACCGGTTGGACTGATGTTGACCTTTCAGAAAAAGGGATAGAAGAAGCTAAAAAAGCAGGCAAAGTGTTGCTTGAGTCTGGATATGTATTTGACATAGCGTTTACTTCTGTGCTTAAAAGATCTATAAGGACATTGTGGCTTGCATTGGATGAAATGGATCTTATGTGGATACCAGTAATCAACTCATGGAGGCTAAATGAGAGACACTATGGCGCTCTGCAAGGTCTTAACAAATCAGAGATGGCTGAAAAGTATGGTGAAAAGCAGGTTTTAATCTGGAGAAGGAGTTACGATATAAGACCGCCAGAATTAGAAATAAATGACAAAAGATATCCTGGTTTTGATCCCCGCTACAAAGACCTAAAAAAAGATCAGATTCCTTTGACTGAATGCCTTAAGGATACTGTTGAGAGGTTCATGCCCTACTGGCATGATACAATAGCTCCCACAATAAAAAGTGGTAAAAGAGTATTAATAGCTGCCCATGGAAATAGTCTTAGAGCTCTTGTAAAATATCTTGATAACATCCCTGAAGAGGAAATAGTTAGTTTAAACATACCCACAGGCATACCCTTGGTCTATGAGCTCGATAAGAACCTAAAACCAATAAAACATTATTATTTGGGCGATCCGGAAGAAATTGAAAAAGCCATAAAATCAGTTGCAAATCAAGGAAAGGCAAAAAAATAG
- a CDS encoding metal ABC transporter permease: MVFQYVFFQNAVMAGILAAIACGVIGSYVVVKRLVFISGGISHAAFGGIGLGLFLGYNPLLTAIIFSVFSSSILGIISKKAYQREDTLIGAMWAIGMAFGIFMIYQTPGYMPDLASYLFGNILTVSRIDILIMIALNIVIALIVFIRYNEFLAFSFDEEFSEVTNVPVLKTYIVLLSLVALTVVVLVSVVGIILAMALLTLPAATASIFTNSLKKMIIFSILIGIIYMLIGIGMSFFLNQPSGATIVLVSGISYLGILGIKSLIRK, from the coding sequence ATGGTATTCCAGTATGTCTTTTTCCAAAATGCAGTTATGGCAGGTATCTTGGCTGCAATTGCGTGCGGTGTAATAGGCTCATATGTTGTAGTCAAAAGATTAGTCTTCATATCTGGAGGCATATCGCACGCTGCATTTGGCGGGATAGGTTTAGGATTATTTTTAGGATACAATCCTCTTTTAACTGCAATTATCTTCAGTGTTTTTTCTAGTTCTATACTCGGGATTATATCCAAAAAAGCATACCAACGTGAGGACACCTTAATCGGTGCAATGTGGGCTATTGGGATGGCATTTGGGATATTCATGATATATCAGACACCGGGATATATGCCCGATCTTGCTAGCTATCTATTTGGAAATATTCTAACTGTTTCAAGGATAGATATATTGATTATGATTGCCCTAAACATTGTCATTGCCCTCATAGTTTTTATTAGATATAACGAGTTTCTTGCTTTCTCTTTTGATGAAGAATTTTCTGAAGTTACAAATGTTCCTGTCCTGAAAACCTATATTGTTTTACTGTCTCTTGTAGCTTTGACAGTTGTAGTCTTGGTAAGTGTTGTTGGGATAATATTAGCCATGGCACTTCTTACACTTCCTGCAGCAACAGCGAGCATTTTTACTAACAGTCTCAAAAAAATGATAATATTCTCTATCCTTATCGGAATAATCTATATGCTTATAGGAATCGGTATGTCTTTCTTCCTTAATCAACCATCTGGGGCCACAATTGTCCTTGTTTCAGGTATATCATACCTCGGGATTTTAGGGATAAAGTCTTTAATAAGAAAATAA
- a CDS encoding sugar phosphate isomerase/epimerase: MNKRLGFSSLAFYGESLENALSWGETNNFELLEIVAENNHAIDEETLTKIKDLISSYNFDYTVHSPFSDINISSLNKSIRKESVRQVKYSIFAVNEIGGKILTFHPGRHSAATSKSRENTKQILFDSLKEISDYNKDYGVTIALENMPDTFITTMRVSKEVLEVLENKQLSEIKHTMDVGHLETNNVDIGEYIYDLRKYLIHMHLHDNFGEFDNHLPLGDGNINFPGIFRVLKEINYKGRIILEMTKTEDILKSRKFLEEKNYLF; this comes from the coding sequence ATGAACAAAAGATTAGGGTTTTCTTCACTTGCATTTTATGGAGAATCTCTAGAAAATGCCCTTTCATGGGGAGAAACCAATAATTTCGAGCTTCTAGAGATAGTTGCAGAAAATAATCACGCAATTGATGAGGAAACATTAACCAAAATTAAAGATCTGATCTCTTCTTATAATTTCGACTATACGGTACATTCGCCCTTCTCAGATATCAACATATCAAGCTTAAACAAGAGCATAAGGAAAGAATCAGTAAGACAGGTAAAATATTCCATATTTGCAGTAAATGAAATAGGTGGAAAGATACTGACATTTCATCCAGGAAGGCATTCTGCAGCTACAAGTAAGTCAAGAGAGAACACAAAACAAATACTTTTTGACTCTCTGAAGGAGATATCAGATTACAACAAGGATTATGGTGTGACTATTGCTTTAGAGAATATGCCTGACACCTTTATCACGACAATGAGGGTATCTAAGGAAGTGTTGGAAGTTCTTGAAAATAAACAACTATCAGAGATAAAACACACTATGGATGTTGGCCACCTTGAAACTAACAATGTAGACATAGGCGAATATATCTACGATTTAAGGAAGTATCTAATCCATATGCATCTGCATGATAACTTCGGGGAGTTTGATAATCATCTACCGCTTGGAGACGGAAATATAAATTTCCCGGGGATATTCAGGGTTTTGAAAGAAATTAACTATAAGGGCAGGATAATACTTGAAATGACAAAAACTGAAGATATTCTAAAGAGCCGCAAATTCTTAGAAGAAAAAAATTATTTGTTTTAA
- a CDS encoding CopG family ribbon-helix-helix protein: protein MSVISISINDELLDKLDKLLAVKGFSTRSEIFREALRDYVTTEVWEEGKGHLVVTGMVISSKKSESPLNTIHHKYEHVVETTLHTHLDEKNCLEIFILKGETKEIKEFLTELKGLSGVKAVRHALLSTEV from the coding sequence ATGTCTGTTATTAGTATTTCAATTAACGATGAACTACTTGATAAACTTGATAAATTGCTCGCTGTCAAAGGATTTTCAACTAGGTCTGAAATCTTTAGGGAGGCATTGAGGGATTATGTCACAACTGAAGTCTGGGAAGAAGGAAAAGGGCATTTAGTAGTCACTGGTATGGTTATCTCAAGTAAGAAATCAGAAAGTCCATTGAACACCATCCACCACAAATACGAACATGTAGTTGAGACAACTTTACACACGCATCTGGATGAAAAAAACTGTCTTGAGATTTTTATTCTAAAAGGCGAGACTAAAGAGATTAAAGAGTTTTTGACTGAATTAAAAGGTCTAAGTGGCGTCAAGGCAGTAAGACATGCTTTACTTTCTACGGAGGTTTAA
- the rnhB gene encoding ribonuclease HII: MDEAGRGPVIGPLVVASFSVSEDKLKQIESLGVKDSKKLTAKRRKELFSELLGLQGKYYFRVLSPTFLNKEMKNRTLNEIELLAFKEAIVGLNAPINRVICDSCDVDANRFSDNLKEALGDEFSSCEIIASHKAEDKYPIVAAASIFAKVKRDELIKKIEEDEGVSFGSGYPSDPKTIKFLEDYYKLNNSFPDFVRAEWKTLTNIKCSVSQRKLF; this comes from the coding sequence GTGGACGAAGCAGGGCGGGGTCCTGTCATAGGGCCGCTTGTAGTGGCTTCTTTCTCAGTATCTGAAGATAAACTTAAACAAATTGAATCACTCGGCGTAAAAGATTCAAAGAAACTTACTGCAAAAAGGAGAAAAGAGTTATTTTCAGAATTATTAGGCCTTCAAGGAAAATATTATTTTAGGGTATTGAGCCCCACTTTTCTGAATAAGGAGATGAAGAACCGCACTCTAAATGAGATTGAGCTTTTAGCTTTCAAGGAAGCTATTGTTGGACTTAATGCTCCAATAAATCGGGTGATATGCGATTCATGCGATGTTGATGCAAATCGATTTTCTGATAATCTAAAAGAAGCGCTTGGTGATGAATTTTCTTCATGTGAGATCATAGCTTCCCACAAGGCCGAAGATAAATATCCAATAGTTGCAGCTGCTTCGATATTTGCAAAAGTAAAGAGGGATGAGCTTATAAAAAAAATTGAAGAGGATGAGGGCGTTTCATTTGGAAGTGGCTATCCTAGTGACCCAAAGACTATAAAATTTCTTGAAGATTACTATAAATTAAATAATAGTTTTCCTGATTTTGTGAGGGCAGAATGGAAAACTTTAACTAATATCAAATGCTCAGTTAGTCAGAGAAAACTCTTTTAA
- a CDS encoding PRC-barrel domain-containing protein, whose amino-acid sequence MGKIAATRLRDKMIVTEQGHEIGTLFDMVINEDTGELIALVVEPTTDVILDNMITDKENLVLVPFSAVRAVKDFIIVDVRRIPKKSERVGMFAKVPE is encoded by the coding sequence ATGGGTAAGATTGCAGCAACTAGATTAAGAGACAAGATGATTGTAACAGAACAAGGTCATGAAATTGGAACTCTTTTTGACATGGTCATAAATGAAGATACTGGAGAGCTCATAGCTCTTGTTGTGGAGCCTACAACTGATGTCATTTTGGACAATATGATAACGGACAAGGAAAATCTAGTTCTTGTTCCTTTTAGCGCTGTAAGAGCTGTCAAGGACTTCATCATAGTTGACGTCAGAAGAATTCCAAAGAAGAGCGAAAGAGTAGGAATGTTCGCAAAGGTTCCCGAATAA
- a CDS encoding 30S ribosomal protein S8e: MSIWQAKSKRKFTGGRITQARKKLKRELGRESTFTVIGEVSKKKVRCLGGTEKMKLMKNDYSNLLTKEGYKKAKITSVADNPANRHFVRRSIITKGAIINTELGKARVTSRPGQDGAINAVLIE, from the coding sequence GTGTCAATTTGGCAGGCTAAATCAAAAAGAAAATTCACTGGTGGAAGAATCACACAAGCAAGAAAAAAACTTAAGAGAGAACTAGGTAGAGAATCAACTTTTACTGTAATTGGAGAAGTTAGTAAGAAAAAGGTAAGGTGCTTGGGTGGAACAGAAAAAATGAAACTGATGAAGAATGATTATTCTAATCTACTCACAAAAGAAGGATATAAGAAAGCAAAGATCACAAGTGTAGCAGATAATCCAGCTAACAGGCATTTCGTCAGAAGAAGCATTATTACAAAGGGTGCAATAATAAACACAGAGCTTGGAAAAGCAAGAGTAACTTCAAGACCCGGACAAGACGGAGCAATAAACGCCGTTTTAATTGAATAA
- a CDS encoding histone family protein translates to MREPEELPLAPLERLLRKEGAERVSEDACKVLGVALEDYSRIIARKAKDYSAHAKRKTIKAEDIELALRDLNI, encoded by the coding sequence ATGAGAGAGCCAGAAGAACTTCCTCTAGCCCCCCTTGAAAGACTACTTAGGAAAGAAGGGGCTGAAAGAGTTTCAGAAGATGCATGCAAAGTCTTAGGCGTTGCTCTTGAGGATTACTCAAGAATAATAGCAAGAAAGGCTAAAGATTATTCAGCACATGCTAAAAGAAAGACTATAAAGGCAGAAGATATAGAACTTGCCTTAAGGGATTTAAATATTTAA
- the hypE gene encoding hydrogenase expression/formation protein HypE — MGEFTSDIIKSEHGGGGDMMETMIKSLYINGFSLNKIQGGLGLPDMDDSGTIPFGDGHIVFTTDSHTVTPLFFPGGDIGRLSISGTINDLSVMGAKPLALSSGVILPEGFSTDQFRKIIKSMDETLKEADVPLITGDTKVAGNDLFINTSGVGYTHNLLSDKDLKEGDLIIVSGTIGDHGASMLSVREDIPFLSSIKSDVAPLNKMIERILPYKIRSMKDPTRGGIANSLNEFSKKSGVRIEIKEEKIPVREEVASICDILGLNFMEIACEGKVLISVEREDAETVLDLIRKDRRGKNAAIIGEVKKGEKVILETVIGGRRILEPPVSDPVPRVC; from the coding sequence ATGGGCGAGTTTACTTCCGATATAATAAAGTCAGAGCATGGTGGAGGGGGGGACATGATGGAAACGATGATCAAGTCTCTCTACATCAATGGATTCTCTCTTAATAAGATTCAGGGAGGATTGGGACTTCCAGATATGGATGATTCTGGGACTATACCATTTGGCGACGGGCACATAGTATTTACTACTGACTCTCATACAGTAACCCCTCTCTTTTTTCCAGGAGGAGATATTGGACGACTTTCAATTTCTGGTACAATAAATGACCTTTCAGTTATGGGTGCAAAACCACTTGCTCTATCTTCGGGAGTTATACTCCCAGAAGGATTTTCTACTGACCAATTTCGGAAAATCATAAAATCTATGGATGAAACTTTGAAAGAAGCAGACGTTCCATTAATAACAGGAGATACAAAAGTTGCTGGAAATGATCTTTTTATTAATACCTCTGGTGTTGGATATACACACAATTTACTTTCGGACAAAGATCTTAAAGAAGGAGATCTGATCATAGTTTCTGGAACTATAGGGGATCATGGCGCCTCAATGCTTTCTGTAAGAGAAGACATACCATTTTTATCTAGCATCAAATCAGATGTTGCACCCCTAAATAAGATGATTGAAAGAATACTTCCTTACAAAATTCGTTCAATGAAAGACCCCACAAGGGGTGGCATCGCCAATTCATTAAATGAATTTTCAAAAAAATCAGGAGTAAGAATCGAGATTAAAGAAGAGAAAATACCTGTCAGGGAAGAAGTAGCTTCTATATGCGATATTCTTGGACTAAACTTTATGGAAATAGCATGTGAAGGCAAAGTTTTGATTTCTGTTGAACGTGAAGATGCCGAAACAGTTCTTGATCTTATAAGAAAAGATCGTCGAGGAAAAAATGCGGCCATTATCGGAGAAGTGAAAAAAGGAGAGAAAGTAATTCTTGAAACAGTAATAGGGGGGAGGAGAATTTTAGAGCCTCCAGTGTCAGATCCTGTTCCAAGAGTATGTTAA
- a CDS encoding class I SAM-dependent methyltransferase, producing MKQKNDKEHWYDRRAYKYLIYPATESTRTIISSLIENDSKVIDIGCGTGALAFYLSGRCRYVLGIELSKKMIDYANSRKEENNISNAQFFQGDAEKVSRLTKDRFDYAIFPCASMK from the coding sequence ATGAAACAAAAAAATGACAAAGAACACTGGTACGATAGAAGAGCGTACAAATATTTGATATATCCGGCCACAGAGAGTACTAGAACTATAATTTCAAGCCTAATTGAAAATGATTCTAAAGTTATCGATATTGGATGTGGTACAGGAGCATTGGCTTTTTACCTCTCAGGAAGATGTAGATACGTCTTAGGTATTGAACTTTCAAAGAAGATGATTGATTACGCCAATTCAAGAAAAGAAGAAAATAATATTTCTAACGCCCAGTTTTTTCAAGGCGATGCCGAAAAAGTTTCCAGATTAACGAAAGATAGATTTGATTATGCAATTTTTCCCTGTGCCTCCATGAAATGA
- a CDS encoding aspartate/glutamate racemase family protein — translation MKLLGFVGGMNWQSTVDYYKTINTLVNQKLGGNHSARLIVYSVDFEEILTLELQNNWDLIKDKIIEISGSLEKAGAKGIVICSNTMHLIAEDLEKVSKIPIINVIDATAEEIKKNRINSVGLLGTKFTMEMEFYKNRLTERHRLKVLVPDAKDRAIINNIIYKELAYGNVNLASKKEIKRIADDLIIKGVEGIILGCTELPMVINSKEFEVPLFETLKIHMLAAMEFSLNDYQG, via the coding sequence ATGAAACTACTGGGATTTGTAGGTGGGATGAACTGGCAGTCTACAGTTGATTACTACAAGACCATAAACACGCTGGTAAATCAAAAACTTGGGGGAAATCACTCTGCAAGATTGATAGTATATTCAGTTGACTTTGAAGAGATTCTGACTCTTGAGCTACAAAATAACTGGGATTTAATCAAAGATAAAATAATCGAAATATCTGGGAGTCTTGAGAAGGCTGGCGCCAAAGGAATTGTCATATGCTCAAACACTATGCATTTGATAGCAGAAGACCTAGAAAAAGTGAGCAAGATTCCTATAATAAATGTAATAGATGCAACAGCTGAAGAGATAAAGAAAAATAGAATTAATTCTGTGGGACTTCTTGGTACAAAGTTCACAATGGAGATGGAATTCTATAAAAATAGACTAACAGAAAGACATAGATTAAAAGTCTTAGTTCCTGATGCAAAGGATAGGGCGATAATTAATAATATAATCTATAAAGAGCTAGCATATGGAAATGTAAACTTGGCCTCTAAAAAAGAAATCAAAAGAATAGCAGACGATCTTATTATAAAAGGTGTAGAAGGCATTATATTGGGATGCACTGAGCTTCCAATGGTAATAAATTCTAAAGAATTTGAAGTTCCACTATTTGAAACACTAAAGATACATATGTTGGCGGCCATGGAGTTTTCATTGAATGATTATCAAGGGTAA
- a CDS encoding ABC transporter ATP-binding protein: MNNEIIRIENLSFDYGDHRVLEDINLTVYDDDFLGIIGPNGGGKSTLLKIILGLLTPTEGTISLFGKNPKEGRKYVGYVPQYTLVDRNFPINVEQVILSGRIGHTDFLRRYSGADRKIANKAMNIMGIADIRNIQIGKLSGGQLQRVLIARALATEPKLLLLDEPTSNIDVQAETDFYDFLHELSEKMAIILVTHDTGAISSHVKTIGCINKTLHYHGEKNIPPKVFEKLYGCPIELIGHGIPHRVLKEHED, encoded by the coding sequence ATGAATAATGAAATTATCCGAATAGAGAATCTATCGTTTGATTACGGAGACCATAGAGTTTTAGAAGATATCAATCTTACAGTTTATGATGATGATTTTCTCGGGATAATAGGGCCAAACGGCGGGGGAAAATCAACACTTCTGAAAATTATCCTTGGCCTTCTCACACCTACAGAAGGCACCATTTCCCTTTTTGGTAAGAATCCAAAAGAAGGTAGAAAATATGTCGGATATGTCCCACAGTATACCTTAGTTGATCGGAACTTTCCAATTAATGTTGAGCAGGTGATCCTCAGTGGCAGGATAGGGCATACTGATTTCTTGAGAAGATACTCGGGAGCAGATAGAAAAATTGCGAACAAAGCCATGAACATAATGGGGATTGCAGACATTAGAAATATTCAAATTGGAAAATTGTCTGGTGGGCAGCTGCAAAGAGTCCTAATAGCAAGGGCCCTAGCAACAGAGCCCAAACTTCTTTTGCTCGACGAACCTACTTCAAATATTGATGTTCAGGCAGAAACTGATTTTTATGATTTCCTCCACGAGCTGTCTGAAAAGATGGCCATCATACTAGTTACACATGATACAGGGGCCATATCGTCACATGTTAAAACAATTGGGTGTATCAATAAAACTCTTCATTATCACGGCGAGAAAAACATACCTCCAAAAGTATTCGAAAAGTTGTATGGATGCCCAATAGAACTTATAGGGCATGGCATACCTCATAGAGTTTTGAAGGAGCATGAGGACTGA
- a CDS encoding CoA transferase, translating into MPLDGIKVIDFTGALSGPYCSMLLGDMGAEVIKVERPKRGDDSRGWGPPYIYENLSTYFASINRNKKSLTLNIKESEAREVVKKIVKKSDILLENFRPGTMEKLGLGYEEMKKINEKLIYCSISGFGQNGPYKFKPGYDLILQGMGGLMSETGEPNGGPVKIGIAVTDISAGMFACYGILNAIIARSKTGKGQFIDTSMLDCQVSWQTYFATGYLAAGKIPSRIGSAHSLICPYQSFRTKDIFINIAVGNEDMWKKFCEVLGLDITVDERFSDNGKRLKNRDELVRIIEEILIKKSGEDWLILLEKAGIPSGPIYTIDRLLNDPQVLHRKMIEEVENPFYGKIKIPGLPVKLSETGGSIKLPPPVLGEHSEEILTALGYTEEQIKSLKEKDIV; encoded by the coding sequence ATGCCGCTTGATGGAATAAAAGTAATTGATTTTACAGGAGCTTTGTCTGGCCCTTATTGCAGCATGCTTCTAGGTGATATGGGCGCCGAAGTAATTAAGGTTGAAAGACCAAAAAGAGGGGACGATTCTAGAGGATGGGGACCACCCTATATCTATGAAAACTTGAGCACTTATTTTGCTAGCATAAATAGAAACAAAAAAAGTCTAACCTTGAATATAAAAGAGTCAGAAGCAAGAGAAGTTGTAAAAAAAATAGTGAAGAAATCTGATATTTTGTTAGAAAATTTCAGGCCAGGGACTATGGAGAAACTTGGACTTGGATATGAAGAGATGAAAAAAATAAATGAAAAACTAATTTATTGTTCTATATCGGGATTCGGCCAGAATGGCCCATATAAGTTCAAGCCTGGTTACGATCTTATATTACAAGGCATGGGTGGACTTATGAGCGAAACTGGAGAACCGAACGGTGGTCCAGTTAAAATAGGAATCGCTGTGACTGATATCTCTGCAGGCATGTTTGCATGTTATGGAATTCTTAATGCTATTATTGCAAGATCAAAAACAGGAAAAGGTCAATTTATCGATACTTCTATGCTGGACTGCCAGGTTTCATGGCAAACTTATTTTGCAACAGGCTATCTTGCCGCAGGGAAAATTCCATCGAGAATCGGAAGTGCCCATTCCCTTATCTGCCCATATCAGTCTTTTAGAACTAAGGATATTTTCATCAATATTGCAGTTGGAAACGAAGACATGTGGAAAAAATTTTGTGAAGTCCTTGGGCTTGACATAACTGTAGATGAAAGATTCTCAGACAACGGAAAACGTCTAAAGAATAGAGACGAACTTGTTAGAATAATAGAAGAGATACTCATAAAAAAATCTGGGGAGGATTGGCTAATTCTTTTAGAAAAGGCAGGTATCCCCTCTGGGCCTATTTATACTATTGACCGCTTATTAAATGATCCTCAAGTATTACACAGAAAGATGATTGAAGAAGTAGAAAATCCATTTTACGGAAAAATAAAAATTCCAGGATTACCTGTCAAATTATCGGAAACGGGAGGATCTATAAAACTACCTCCTCCGGTTCTTGGGGAGCATTCTGAAGAAATATTAACCGCTCTTGGATACACTGAAGAACAGATAAAATCATTGAAAGAAAAAGATATAGTTTAA
- a CDS encoding zinc ABC transporter substrate-binding protein — MKSYLLIIFLTFLIALSLGCANEKTTDSDGRIVVYATVSPQKEMIEAVGGEKVNVNIIVPQGGDPHTADLKPSQLADLSKAKIYFMVGSGIEFEVKSMDKIKDLNKNMIVVDSSKGIGLIEMVEDDHNEDGNDPHIWTSLRNGKIMVQNIYEGLIAADPNNKEYYLKNRDDYLEKLDEADNYIINELKDMDNRSFMIFHPSWGYFAKDYNLNQIAIEIEGKEPTLQSLAHTIEEAKEQNIKVIFVSPGFSSKAAEIITKEIGGKTEVIDPLAENYIENLKITANKIKNQ, encoded by the coding sequence ATGAAGAGTTATTTATTGATTATTTTTTTGACATTTTTAATTGCGCTCTCATTAGGCTGTGCAAATGAAAAAACTACAGATTCTGATGGGAGAATTGTTGTTTATGCAACGGTATCTCCCCAAAAAGAGATGATCGAGGCCGTTGGCGGGGAAAAGGTCAACGTTAACATTATTGTTCCACAAGGTGGAGACCCGCATACTGCAGACTTAAAGCCGAGCCAATTAGCTGATTTGTCCAAAGCAAAAATATATTTTATGGTCGGATCCGGGATTGAATTTGAGGTAAAATCGATGGACAAAATAAAAGACTTGAATAAGAATATGATTGTTGTCGATAGCTCAAAAGGAATTGGCTTAATTGAAATGGTGGAAGATGATCACAATGAAGATGGAAATGATCCCCATATCTGGACATCTTTGAGAAACGGAAAAATTATGGTCCAAAACATATATGAAGGCCTAATTGCAGCTGACCCGAATAACAAAGAATACTACCTGAAGAACAGAGATGATTATCTAGAAAAACTGGACGAAGCAGATAACTACATAATAAATGAATTAAAGGATATGGATAACAGGTCATTTATGATATTTCACCCCTCTTGGGGCTATTTTGCAAAGGATTATAATCTAAATCAGATTGCAATTGAAATTGAAGGGAAAGAGCCAACTTTGCAATCTCTAGCTCACACAATAGAGGAAGCAAAGGAACAGAACATTAAAGTCATATTTGTTTCTCCTGGATTTAGTAGCAAAGCGGCAGAAATTATCACAAAAGAGATCGGCGGAAAGACCGAAGTTATTGATCCCTTAGCAGAAAATTATATAGAAAATCTTAAAATCACAGCAAACAAAATAAAGAATCAGTAA